The Sorangiineae bacterium MSr11954 DNA segment GCAAGCACTCGGCCTCGCACACCGCGCGGCCGATGGCATGAAAGAGCGAGCCATCGGGGAAGCGACCGAGATCGCGGCGCGTGAGCCGCGAGCGGCTCGATGGATCGAAGGGGAGGCGAGGGGCCGAAGGGTTCACGCGCTACCGTCGCAAAAAGGCTACCACGCCCCAAATCACCAGGCCGACCAGGGCGAGCAGCACCCCCACCGCGATGACGGTGAGCCTCGACTCCGCGCGCTGAAAGCGCTTTACCCGCGCCTCGAACTCCGCGATCGCGCGCTGCGCCTCCGGCGTATTGCCCTGGATGCGCAGGCGCATGGCGATCGCCTCCAGGCGATTGGCCGCCACCTGGGAGACCCCGTCGGCCTCGCCGTCCCGCAGGAGCGGATAACATTGGAGCCCTGCCTCGACCAAGGCCTGCCAGTGGCTGGGAAAATAGCCCGTGGTGAGCAGCTGCTTCTGCCGCGCGGGATCCGCCTGCGGCAAGAGCGCATGAAACTCGGTCAGCGCCTCCAATTGCGCGGCGACCCCGGAGGCAGGACGCGCGAGCGTGCCGCAGTACGCGCAGATACGCTCGGGTACGTGGGCTCCACATTGTACGCAGCGCGCGGGATCCATGCTGGCAGCTTATAGCTTACGCCAAGCGCCGCCGAATCCCCCCGGAGCACCACCGTAGCCTGCCGTGCACGGAATATTTGCTCGCGTAGACGCTACGATTGAAGCGGACCGCGCCGGGCCGAAAGCGCGCGGACTCGGTTTCAAAGCCACCTTCGAACCGCGAATCAGAAGTGCGCGTCGCCGGTCGCGTGCATCGTCGTGGCGGCCTCGGAGTGAGGCGCCCGGCCGATCGCGCCCTCCATCCGCTCCGTCGACCATCGCTCGCCCACCCCGCCATCGTCGTCTTGCAGAAGGTGCACCGCCGGCTCGGCGGCCAACGTTTGCGGTGGCGTGGGCACGCTCGGCTTGGGCGTGCCGAGCGCCACCAGCGCGGAGCCCGCGCGCAGCAACGCCACGGCGACGAGCGCCGAGATGGTGGCGGCCACCAAAACCCGCTGCGCGAGACGCTCGCGGACCGCGTGAACCTTGCTGCGCGCAATGTCGCTCGAGAGGCCGCGGGACGTCTGAGAGGGGTCCCAGGCCGCGGATGGCTTACGCGCCTCGTCGATCGTATCCTCGATCCGGCTATTCATGATGTCCCTCCGGGCACGGGACGAGGCGGCCATAGCGGCCTTCCTCGGTATCGGCGAGACGGCATTTTACAGTCGCGAGAACCACATATCTTAAGTACATGGTGAGAGCACGATCGGCTAAAAAAAGATGGCCGGGCCGAACATCGATCCAAGGTGCGCCTCAGGAGTATGATGTTCGCCATTCACGCGACGCGTTGCCATACCGCAATTGCCGGCAAATTCGTTGTCGCGATTCTCGACACATGGCCGAGTCGTACCATCCGATGCCCGCGCTTCGTGTTGGGACCCGCCCTCGAGCAAGCGCTTTCAGGGCGCCTCGAGGCGTGCGCGGACGCGCGCGGCGACCTCGTTCATCGCCTCGTCGCTGGCGTACTTGGTGCGGGGCCAGAAGAAGCCTTTCAAGCCGTCGCCCTTTCGCCGGGGCACCACGTGCACGTGCAAATGGGGGACGCTCTGACTGACCTTGTTGTTCATGGCCACGAAGGATCCCTCGGCCTCGAGCGCGGCCTCCACCGCCCGCGCGACCCGCTGAACCACGGGAAAAAGGGCCGATAACCCCGCCGGGGGGAGCTCCGGGAGCGTCTCGACGTGGGCGCGCGGAATCACCAAAACGTGCCCGTGAAAGAGCGGCTTCTTATCGAGAAAGGCCACGACATCCGGCTCGTCGAGCACCCGCGCCGCGGGGAGCTTGCCGCCCGCGATCTCACAAAAAATGCAACCCATACGGCGCCCCATCTTATCGGCCCCCGCGCGGGGTGGCTACGGTTTCGCGAACTGCTCCGCCACCCAATCGACGAAGACCCGCACGCGCGGCGAGAGCTGCCGGTTGTGGGGATAGAGCAATGACACCGGTGTTCTCGGCGGCGGAAATTTGATGAGCACCGGGCGAAGACGGCCTTGCGCGAGCGCCTCGGCCACGTGGTAGCGCGGCACTTGGATCAAACCGAGGCCCGCGATAGCTGCTCCAATGTAGGCCTCGGCGCCGTTGACGGAGAGCGCCCCGCGCAGGGTCTTCAGCTTCACGCTCCCGCCCACGAGGAACTCGAACGGAAACGGCTTGTTCGTCGCCGATGAGACGAAGTTGACGGCCCGGTGCTCGCCCAGCTGCTCGAGGGTGCGCGGGGTGCCGTATCGGGCCAAGTAGGCGGGGCTGGCGCAGGTGATCTCCTCCAGCAAGGTGACCTGCCGGGCGATCATCGAGCTGTCGCGGAGCTCGCCCACGCGCAGCACGCAGTCGATCCCATCGCGCACCGGATCGACTAGGCGATCGCCCTCGCTCATGTGCAGCTCGACGTCCGGATAGCGCTCGAAGAACTCCGGCAAGGCCGGGATGACGAAGTGGCGCGCCAAGGTGCCGTGCACGTCGACGCGCAAGAGCCCTTTGGGCTTGGCGTCTTTGAACGCGCTCTCCGCCTCCTCCACGTCGGCGAGGAGCCGCAGGCAGCGCTGGTAATACGCTTCGCCGTCCAAGGTCGGGCTGACATGGCGGGTGGTGCGCTGGATCAAGCGCACGCCGAGCCGCGCCTCCAGCTGCTTCAACGCGTGGGTGACCGTGGCCTTGGGCAACCGCAGATCCTCGGCCGCCAAGGTGAAGCTGCGGCGCTCCACGATTCGCGTGAACACCCGCATGGCATCGAAACGGTCCATCGAGAGGGCTCCTGGCAGTTCGCGACCCCGGCAACGTCATCTCACGGGCCGCCCGAATTGTTGGCTATTTTTGAATAGTGATAGCAAATGTTGCCCATTTATCCAACCGATGAGGCCATCCATATTCGTCGCATCGGAATCAACCGATGCACGGAGTGAGCAAGGTCATGAACAACGGAAATCGGAAGGTCGCCATCGTCACGGGAGCCTCGCGCGGGATCGGAGCCGCCATCGCCTCGCGCCTCGCGGCCGATGGAATGGCGGTGGTCGTGAACTATGTCGGCAGCGCCGAGGAGGCCGAGACGGTCATCTCCACCATTCGCGCGGCCGGCGGGGTGGCCACCGCGGTGCGAGCGGACGTCGCCGATCCGGCGGCCGCGCGGCGCTTGTTCGAGGAGGCCGAGGCCGCGTTCGGCAAGGTGAGCGTGCTCGTCAACAACGCGGGCATCATGCAACCGGGCCTCGTGCCCTTGGCCGACACGAGCGACGCGCTCTTCGATCGGCTGGTGGCCGTCAACCTCAAAGGCACGTTCAACACCTTGCGCGAGGCGGCCAGCCGCCTCGGCGAGGGCGGGCGCATCGTCAACTTCTCCTCCAGCACCGTCGGCCTCACGCCGCCGGGCTACTCGGCCTATGTGGCGACCAAGGCTGGCGTGGAGGCCATGACGAACATCTTTGCCAAGGAGCTGCGCGGAAGGTCCATCACCGTCAACGCCGTGGCGCCGGGACCCACGGCCACCGCGCTGTTCTTCAATGGCAAATCGCAGGAGCTCATCGACCACTTCACCAAGGCGGCCCCGCTGGAGCGGCTGGGAACGCCCGAGGACATCGCGGCCGCCGTCGCCTTTTTGGTGGGCCCCGACGGAGCGTGGATCAATGGCCAAACCTTGCGCGCCAACGGCGGGATCGTCTGATCGGCGCGCGCCGGTACCGATCGGGATCGAGCCGACGTGACGACGTCCCGCTTCCTCCGCGCGCAGGCTCGACCCCGGCGGCGGCGCGAGCTCAATGCGCCGCCGCCCGTCCTTCGAGAAAGAGCTTGCACCACCCCGGGTGGCCGATCCCGCGACTCTCGATTTTCCCCCGCGCGTAGAGCCTCGGAAGCAACGGCAGCACATGCTCCTCCACCCGGCATATCGCGCCGCGCGGAAGTGCACCCGTCGACAACTTGTACTTGCCGAATAGAAAATCCGTTCCTGCGATATGCCCATAGGGCCCAATGGGTTTGCTCTGCCGCGTCGTCTCCATCGGCTCGAAATGCCCGCCCCACACCGCGTCGATCCAGATCGCCCCGCTCCCATCGTCGAGCGCGAAGCGAGCGGCCTCGTGCCGGCTGTCGAGCACCCTTTGCCGGCGCATCCCCGCCTCGTGCCAGCGAACCGTCGCCCGGATCGAATAAAAGAGACAGGGCGTGCCCGTCACCGGAGAGATGACCGGCTCCGTGCACACCACATTTCCCTCGGCGCACAGAAGACCGTGCCGCGACGCGACCGCCTGCCCGCGCACCAGCGCATCGCCCGTGCGCACCAACGGCGCGAACAAGGGGCGTATTTTCGATCGCGGTGCGGGCTCGACGGAGGCGTGCACGTCGTGCGCACGCGAAGACGAAGTAGGAAGGGGAGGCGAGGGTAGAGAAGGCGCCACCGGAATGGCGGGACTCGAACGCACGACCCGATTGCGAGCCACCCATTTGGCGAGCGGCGGAAAAACTTGCCACATACACCGCGAAGATGCGGGCCGACCGCTCAGGTTGCAGGCGCCCTTCGAACTTTCGTCAAAAAGATGCAAACCGAGGCCCGCGCGCTGCAACACCGACCTTCGCCCCGCGTCTCAATGGCGATGGGAATTCGAGGTTTGCGAGGTCGCGTCCGTGCCCATGTCCGTGGGACACAGCGCATTTCGAAGCGTGATATCGACCACTCCATCCAGCGCCCGCATCGCGCTCTGGAGCTCGCTTGGCGTGGCGTTCAGCCGCTCCGCCAAGAGCCGCCGAGTCGCGAGGACCAGCGCCTCGCGCGCACGATTCAACCGCCGCGCGGCGGTCACCCGGTGGATCCGGTAGATGGCCCCGATTTCGTCGATGGAGAGCCCGTCGAGGTAATGGTGGCGCAAGAGATTGCGCTCGGCGCTCTCGAGCGAACGCGCCGCCTCCGCGAACGCGGCAGAAAATTCCGACGCAAAACGACGCCGCAAATGGGAGAGCTCGGGATCCGCTTGCGTGCACGGAGTCATGGCCATGGACCGTTCGTCCAGGCCCACCTCGCGTTTGGTGGCCCGCGCCGCGCTCAGCGCCTCGCGCGTGATCGCGACCCGAAACCAACCGCGCAAATCCCCGCGCCCGGAGTATTCGGCGATGCGCGGCGGCGCGTCGCCCACCGGCACCAGGAGACGCGTGCTCAAGGCTTGGAGCGCATCGTCGGCGTGCGAGGGAGAATGCTCGTGCGGGCTTGCCGCGCGCGGACCGGTGCCCCACATCCGACGAAGGGCGACCTCTGCCACCTTGCGCATGGCGCCGTCAAAAGCCGCCAGGGCAGCCTCGTTGCCCTTCACGCAACCGCATGCCAGATACAAGTCCGAAGCATGCAACGACTCCAGCGCACCGAGGATCGAGTCCGTTCGAGCGAGACGCTCCGCCACGTAGCGCACGAACGCGCGCTCCTCGAGGACCACGGTGGGCCACGCCGCGCGCCCCGCTGCGACCATGTCGCGAAGGCGCTGCTCGATGGTCTCCCAGCCATCGGGCGCGTCGAAGCCGCACGTCTGGAGCTCCATCGACAGAATCATGAACGACGTAGGATGTGAAGGCGATACGTCCCCCTGTCAAGCGGTACAAAACCCGAGCGCTCCGTGGTTGCCCATGCCGTCGTGCGATTCCAATACGATAGCCGCCTTCATCGAGGGCGCTCTTTCGGCCGAGGAGGAAGCTCGCTTCGAAGCGCACGTGGACACGTGCCCCGAGTGCCGCGCCCTGCTCGGCATGCTGGGGCGCTCCGCCGTCGCCCTGCGCGACGGGCAGCCGGATCCCGAGGCCTCCCCGCCCATTCGAATCGGTGAGCGCGTCGGCCGCTACGTGATCCTCGATTGGCTCGGCGAAGGGGGCATGGGCGTGGTCTACGCGGCCCACGATCCCGAGCTCGATCGGACGATCGCGTTGAAGTTCCTTCGCCCCGGTCTCTTGGATACGCGCTCGGCCGGCGGCGAGCGGCTCCTGGGGGAGGCCCGCGCCATGGCCAAGGTCGCGCACCCCAACGTGGTCAATGTGTTCGACGCCGGGGTGCACGGCGAACGAATCTTCGTCGTCATGGAGCGGGTCGACGGCTCCACCCTGCGCGAATGGCTGGCCGCCGCGCCGCGCGCACCGCGCGACGTCCTGCACATGTTCGTGGAGGCCGGGCGAGGGGTGGCGGCCGCGCACGCGGCGGGGCTGGTGCACCGCGACTTCAAACCCGACAACGTGCTCGTGGGCGCCGACGGGCGCGTGCGCGTCACCGACTTCGGCCTCGCCTTGGCCCGCGCCGCCAACGTCGAGCGGCTCGGACCGACGGACGACGCACGCGGACCGGGCACCCCCGCGTACATGGCGCCCGAGCACGGCGATCCCGATCGCATCGACGCCCGCACCGACCAATTCAGCTTTTGCGTCGCGCTCTACGAAGCGCTGCACGGCGCCCCGCCGTTTCCGCGCAAGGCCGCCCCCGAAAAGTACGCGCGCACCCCCGATCCGCCGCGCGGCGTGCCGCGCAGGGTGGCCCGCGCCATCGTACGCGGGCTGCGGGCGAACAAGGAGGAGCGCCACCCGTCGATGACCGCGCTCTTGGACGAGCTCGCGCCGCCTCGCTGGCCCTTGCGCGTGGTGCTCGCCCTGGGAATTTTGGTGCTCGCCATCGCGGGCGGCGCCTCGTTCGCCATGCACCGCCTGGCGGCGCGTCCAGCCGTCTGCCCCAGCGCCGAGCCCAAGCTCGCCGGGGTGTGGGACGGGCCCTCGCGCGAACGGGTGCACAAAGCGTTTCTCGCCACCGGGCAACCTTATGCCGAGGACACGTGGAAGAAGACGGAGCGCATCCTCGACACCTACGTGTCCCGCTGGACGGCGATGAACGTGGAGGCGTGCGAGGCCACCCAGATCCGCGCCGAACAATCGCCGCAGCTCATGGATTTGCGCATCGATTGCCTGGCCGGCGAGCTCCGCGAAATGAAGGCGCTGATCTCCGTCTACGCCGATGCAGATGCAAAGACGTTGCAAGAGTCCGTCAAATCGGCCCGCGCCCTCCGCAGCGTCGACGCGTGCTCCGACGTGCGCTCGCTGGTCACCAAGCTCGCGCCGCCCTCGGATCCCGCCCAGCGCGCGCGCATCGACGAGGTGCTGGAGCGGGTCGGCCAAGCGGCGGCCCTGGAGAGCGCCGCCAAGTACGTGCGCGCGGCCGAGGTGGCCCAGGCGGCGGCGACCGACGCCGCCACCCTCGGCTACCCGCCCGCGCTCGCCGAGGCCCTGCGCCGCCGCGCGAACATCGCATGGCGCCGCGGAGACGATGCCGCCGCCGTCCTCGATTTGTTCTCCACCATCGAGGCTGCCGAGATGGGCCGCGACGATCTGCTCAAGGCGCGCGCGCTCACCACCCTCGTCTACGTGCTCGGCGATCGGCAGCAGCGCTACGCGGACGCCGAGCGGATCGCGCAGCTGGCCCGCGGCGCCATCGAGCGCAGCGGCGGCCACGGCGAGCTCGAGGCGCGGCTCTTGGAGGGCCTGGCGGCCATCCACCAAGGGCAAGGCCGCTACGACGAGGCGCGAAAGCTCGGCGTGGAGGCGCTCGCCCTCTGGGAGAAGGCCAACGGCCCCGACGATCTCGAGGTAGCCATCTCGCTGAACAACCTCTCGCTCGCCTTGCGAAGGCTCGGCGATCTCTCCGGCACCCTGGCCAAACGCGAGCAGGCGCTGGGCATCCTCCAGCGCGTGCTCGGCCGCGGTCACCCCACCACCGCCACCATCCAGGGCAACGTCGCCGTCGCGCTCACCGATATGCACCGCCTCGACACCGCGTGGGCCATGGCCGAAGAGTCGCGCGATCTGCTCGCGCAGACCCTGGGCCCCGATCATGTTCAAGTCGCATACATCGAGGACACCCTCGCAGCGATCCGCCTGGAGCAAGATCGCTGCGCCGAGGCCTTGCCGCACGCGCAGCGCGCCACGGATATCATCGAGCGCACGCGGGGTCCGAAGAGCCCGACCCTGGCCGAGGTGCTCAACACCGTGGGCCGCATCGAGCGCTGTCTGGGGCGGGTCGAGCGCGCCATCGAGCTGCACCGCCGCGCCCTTTCCATCTGGGAGCCCGCGTCCACCGAGAGCGGGGGCTACGCCACCACCCTGCACGCCATGGGCGAGGACTGGCTCGCCGCCAAGCGGCCCTCGAGCGCCCTCGCCCCCCTCGAGCGCGCCCTCCAGCTCCGCAGCGGACCCGATCGCTTGCAAGAAGATCTGGCAGACACTCGATTCACCCTCGCCCGGGCCCTGGACGGCGCCCGGCGCGAGCCCGATCGGGCGCGCTCGCTCGCCGACGCCGCCCTCGACTTCTATGCGGCGACACCGGGTTGCGAACGCGATCGCGATACGGTTGCAATGTTCTTGCGAACGTTACGCTAGTTCATCTCCGGCTGCGCATCCGAACCCAGACCCTGCACCGGCGCCGCGGCCGCGCCGCCCAACCACAGGAGCCCGTCCACGATGAACCGGTTCTGGACCTCGCTGGCGAACGTGGACGAGAGGGGCTTGTTCGCCCCGTAATCCATGGCGTCGTGCCCGAAGTTCGCATAGAGCATGCGGTAATTCACGTTGGTCCAAAGGATCGGGTAATACCCGTTGTACCAGGTCTGATTGGGATCGGTGCCCAGCGGAAAGCTCGAAGGATCGACGGACGCCAAGATCCGAATGTTGGCGTCCTTCCTCAAATCGTTGTTCCAGCTGTACCACTCGCTGACCGCCGACCTGAACGTCGCCGGCAGCCGCGCGGTGGCCGGGTGCGTACGGTTCTCCACGCGCAGCACCGCCGTCGTCGGGCCCCACGTGTTCGATTTGAAGGCGCCCGTTCCCAGGAATTGACGGTGGTACCAGGACCACGATCCGGGATCGGTGTTGAACGCGGCGACGTGGAACCCGAACCACGCGCCCCCGTTCTGCATGTACGTTTGAAAGGCCGATTTCTGAGGGGCGGTGTGCGGCAGATCGTCGAGGAACATCACGACCTGGTACTGCCCCAGCTCGTTCGCGTTCAATCGATTCCAATCGTTGGTCGACGTATACGAAAACCCATGTTGCGCGGCCACCTGCGGGAACCAGCGGTTGGCCTCGCGCACGAAGCTGATATGGGCTGCGTCGTACGTGCCATTGTAAAAGGCGAGCACTTTGAATTTGGGAGCGGCTCGTTCCTCCCCGTATGCCAAATTCGAATCGAAACAAACACAGCCGAGTAGCAGGACGATGATTCGTGCCAAGGTGCTGGCTCCGGATTTTGCAGTCGCAGTCATGTTGCCTCCCCACGGTGAACGTCGATTCGCTGCAATAATGTCGATCAACATCATTGTATTGAAGATGAACGTCATCGTAAAGGCTCCGCGCGGGGCTCTGTGCAAGGCTCGATCGAGTCAAATTGACATCGTCAACGGGTGCAAAAAGACATCGAAAACGACGCGAAAGGGGGTAGGCTGCAAGCCATCGTCCGCACGTGCCGGGGCCGCGGCCTGCGGCCGATCGTCGCGGGTTAACAGCTTCTCTTCGCGCGACCGCCGCGATTAATTTCAATTACGAGGCGCCCACGATCGTCGTTGTGCGCTGCGCCATCGCGCAGTTGTTGCGCGCGGAGGAGCCGTGGCGCGAAAGCGCCAGACCCGTCGTTCGGGAACCCTTGGGGGCGCTTGGGACAGAACACGCACGCCCCCTTGCTCGGCACGAAAATCACCGCCGCCAGCATCGTAACGGGCACGTCAGATTCGTATCGCGCAAATCCAAGATTCATATTTGTATTGCGGGCTACGTTCACCATGCTATGAGCCATCTTGACGATAACTTGCGCGTGAGCTCCCGAATCGAACGCACGCTTGCACATCGACCCTGTGTTGGTTCGTAGCTCCTAACCGGGTCGCAAGATTTCGCTCCCTCTCATCGCACTCGCATCTCGAACCTCGGCGCGGGCCCACCTAACGGCGGCGAGGCTTGGGACACTCGGAGGGAGTGGCCACTCGGCCGTTTCCTCCATCATGACGCTCGAACGAAATGCGGAACCGTCGGCGCCGCAAACTCGCCGATGACCAAGGACGACGCTCCCATGAGATCACGATTCAAGCCCGTCATCAGAAATGTTGCCATCACCACGCTCGCCCTAGCGCCGCTCGCGGCCTGCGGTGACTCGGAGAGTCTCTCGGCTCCCGGTTCCCTGACGGGCGATGGCCCGGTTTCCGGCGCGCCGGGCAACCCGAACGTCGGCCAGCCCGGGACCAAGGAGCCGGGGAACAAGCCGGCGCCCATCGCCGAAATCGACAAGTCGGCCAAGCCCATCGAGCTGCCCGATACCGTCTGGCCGAAGAACTACAAGCTGTGGTTCCGCCCCGACGCGACCTTGAAGACCTTCGTCGGTCGGGCGGACGTCGAAATCGAGGTGCTCAAAGCGGTCGACGCGATCACCGTCGCCGCGCACAACTTGAATTTCGCCAAGGGTCGCACGACCTTGCGCAAGCTGTCGAATGCGTCCTCGGCCATTGCGTTGACCCCCGTGCCGCAAACCCTTGGCGACCTCGTGCAATTGCGCGTCAGCCACGGCCAAATCGCCCCCGGCAAGTATCAACTGCACATGGAGTGGGACGGCAAGATTCAGTTCTCCGACGCGGAGTACTGCCCGCCCGATGAAGTGGCACGCAATCCTTTCTGCTCTTCGGCCACCGGCATCTTCAAGGTCGGCCTGCAGACCCCCGACGGTGTCACCAGCGACGCCATCGTCACGCAGGGCGAAACGAACTATGCGCGCCAGTGGTTCCCGGGCTGGGACGAGCCCGCCTTCCGCCACACCTTCGAGGTGAGCGCGGAGGTCCCGGGCGAATGGAAGACCGTATCCAATGGCGCGAACCTGCCGGCGGTCAAGCTTCCGGACGGCTACCAACAGGTGTCGTTCGAGAAGACGCCCGTGATGCCGATGTATCTCCTGTTCTTCGGCGGCGGCAAATTCGACATCCTCGAAGACAACTTCAAGAACCCTCTGGACGGCAGCGACGTGCACCTGCGCTGGTTCACGCCCCCGGGCCGTTCGACTTGGGCCACATTCCAGATGCAGTGGACCAAGGAGGCGATGGACTTCTACTACAAGTACACGGGCATCCCGCTGCCGTTCAAGAAGTTCGACACGATCGCCGCCAACGACAGCTATGACAACAAGCCGCGCACCGGCTTTGGTGGCATGGAGAACTGGGGCGCCATCTTCGAGTTCGCGGATCTGGTGCTGACCAAGCCGGGCGATCGGCCCGAGCCGTACTCCGTCAGCGTCGTAACGCACGAGATTGCGCACCAGTGGTTCGGCGATTTGGTAACGCCCGACTGGTGGGACAACGTTTGGCTCAACGAGTCGTTTGCGACCTGGTTCGCGAACCGCACCGTCATCCAGTACCACCCCGAGTATTACACGTTCACGGACTTTGCGAACGGCAAGCGCGGCGTCTTCAACGCGGATGTTCGCAACACCGCGGTCCCCGTGCAGCGCAACCTGAGCGATCCCGGCTCGTTCGGCTTCATCAACCCGTCGGTGTTCGTCTACACCAAGGGCAACTACCTCCTGCAGATGTTCGAGAACTACCTCGGCGCGGAGGGCATGCAAAAAGGCCTTCAGATTTATCTGAAGAATTACGCCTTCGGCAACGCCACCCCGGCGCGCCTCTGGAAGTCGCTCGAGGAGGGCAGCGGCAAGAAGATCGCCGACATCGGCGACAGCTTCATTCGCCAGACCGGCATGCCGTTGGTCACGGTCGACGGGCAGTGCGTGAACAACACCACGTATGTCTCGATCACACAGGCGGCGTACCCCAATCAAAACGTGTACCCGGCGTCGAAGTGGAACATTCCGCTGACCCTCGCCTATGGCAATGCGCTGCAGGAGCGCAAGACCATCGTCCTTTCGGAGAGCTCCACGCAAATCGAGCTGCCCGGATGCACGGCCGTGGTCGCCAACCCCACGGGCCTCGACTACTACGTGACGAATTACAGCGGCCCGTCCTGGTCGGCGCTCCTGGCCAAGGTGCAGTCGGTCGCCAGCAACAAGCCGCTGCTGAGCAACATCGTCAACGACGCCACGCGCTTGCTGGCATCGGGCCTCATCTCGCAAGCGCAATACGATCAAATCAAGAACGTCATCAATTTGCCCACGACGTTCAAAGCTGACGCGTTGGAAGTTCAGTCGTCGGAGCCACTCAGCTCTCAAAACGCATTGCGTTATCAGGGTGAGCTGAAGCTGCGCGAAAATACGTCGCGCTAAAGTGGATTGACGGATGGCCGAATGACGCCGCCCATCACGGGCGGCGTTCTTTCGTAAGTATTCTTTCGTAAAATCGTCACAGAAGGACGGGATCCGACGTTTGTCGCAGATTTTTCGTCCTTCTGTGCTTTTATGATCGCAAATTGCGAATGTGCGATTTGGGCCTTGCGATGGTTTGGCAATGGCCGAAAGCCCCTTCGCGCCCTATCAATGCTCGTCGTTCGAACGCGATGCGGAACCGTCGGCGCCGCAAACCGCCGATGACCAAGGATGATGCCATGAAATCCATCTTCAAGCCCGTCATCAGGAATGTTGCTATTACCACACTTGCTCTGGCTCCGCTCG contains these protein-coding regions:
- a CDS encoding M1 family metallopeptidase, with product MRSRFKPVIRNVAITTLALAPLAACGDSESLSAPGSLTGDGPVSGAPGNPNVGQPGTKEPGNKPAPIAEIDKSAKPIELPDTVWPKNYKLWFRPDATLKTFVGRADVEIEVLKAVDAITVAAHNLNFAKGRTTLRKLSNASSAIALTPVPQTLGDLVQLRVSHGQIAPGKYQLHMEWDGKIQFSDAEYCPPDEVARNPFCSSATGIFKVGLQTPDGVTSDAIVTQGETNYARQWFPGWDEPAFRHTFEVSAEVPGEWKTVSNGANLPAVKLPDGYQQVSFEKTPVMPMYLLFFGGGKFDILEDNFKNPLDGSDVHLRWFTPPGRSTWATFQMQWTKEAMDFYYKYTGIPLPFKKFDTIAANDSYDNKPRTGFGGMENWGAIFEFADLVLTKPGDRPEPYSVSVVTHEIAHQWFGDLVTPDWWDNVWLNESFATWFANRTVIQYHPEYYTFTDFANGKRGVFNADVRNTAVPVQRNLSDPGSFGFINPSVFVYTKGNYLLQMFENYLGAEGMQKGLQIYLKNYAFGNATPARLWKSLEEGSGKKIADIGDSFIRQTGMPLVTVDGQCVNNTTYVSITQAAYPNQNVYPASKWNIPLTLAYGNALQERKTIVLSESSTQIELPGCTAVVANPTGLDYYVTNYSGPSWSALLAKVQSVASNKPLLSNIVNDATRLLASGLISQAQYDQIKNVINLPTTFKADALEVQSSEPLSSQNALRYQGELKLRENTSR